From Sulfurimonas sp., the proteins below share one genomic window:
- a CDS encoding AEC family transporter, whose product MSSIIFSILGIYIFIAMGYIAKMSFKESIDDKTITLINVYFLQVFLTFWGLLIRPVDATLLFAPSIYLFISILILIISAVAAKKLFLDQKEYSVATVAAIIGNTGNLGIPLNIAIFGEESIPYTTVINLMNVFIVYTIGVYYYSRGSFDVKTSLKNIVKLPILWTAIVAIILSVYGYKPSQEIMKILMMGAYASITMQLFLFGIYLYGTKINEISKTLTLWVMSLKFIFLPSLAFLLLYSIELNSMIKGIIFIEILVPLAIANVNFASLYDCKPKVVTALVFISSIIFLGAIFIGVKVLTYL is encoded by the coding sequence ATGAGTTCAATAATATTTTCAATTTTAGGCATCTATATATTTATAGCAATGGGCTATATTGCAAAAATGAGTTTTAAAGAGTCCATCGACGACAAAACCATTACGCTTATAAATGTCTACTTTCTGCAGGTTTTTCTTACATTTTGGGGACTTTTAATCCGCCCCGTCGATGCAACTCTGCTTTTTGCGCCCTCAATATACCTCTTTATATCTATTTTGATTTTGATAATCTCTGCAGTTGCCGCAAAAAAACTTTTTTTGGATCAAAAAGAGTACTCCGTTGCAACGGTTGCGGCAATTATCGGAAATACCGGTAACTTAGGAATACCTCTAAATATAGCCATCTTTGGCGAGGAGTCCATTCCTTATACAACCGTTATCAACCTTATGAATGTATTTATTGTTTATACCATCGGGGTTTACTACTACTCAAGAGGCAGTTTTGATGTTAAAACATCACTAAAAAATATAGTAAAACTTCCTATTCTTTGGACGGCAATAGTAGCAATTATACTAAGCGTTTACGGCTATAAACCGAGCCAAGAAATTATGAAAATACTTATGATGGGAGCTTATGCTTCCATAACGATGCAGCTGTTTCTCTTTGGCATCTATCTTTACGGCACAAAGATAAACGAGATAAGCAAAACTCTGACTTTGTGGGTTATGAGTCTGAAATTTATCTTTTTGCCGAGCCTTGCATTTTTGCTTCTTTACAGTATTGAGCTAAATTCTATGATAAAAGGGATAATTTTTATAGAGATTTTAGTGCCGCTTGCGATAGCGAATGTAAACTTTGCTTCACTTTATGACTGTAAACCGAAAGTTGTCACCGCACTTGTTTTTATCTCGTCAATTATCTTTTTAGGTGCGATTTTTATCGGGGTTAAGGTTTTAACATATTTATGA
- a CDS encoding thioredoxin family protein, producing MQTTEDIKKIIEENLAVMLYFSAPTCNVCHALKPKLVDAVLSNFKEFEIVSIDTSINQEIAANFSVFAIPSVLVFLGGKEFLRKSRHMSVDEVVREIKRPYEIMTL from the coding sequence ATGCAAACAACAGAAGATATTAAAAAAATTATAGAAGAAAATCTAGCCGTTATGCTTTACTTTTCGGCTCCGACTTGCAATGTTTGCCACGCACTAAAACCTAAACTAGTAGATGCAGTTTTGAGTAACTTTAAAGAGTTTGAAATCGTGAGTATCGATACTTCGATAAATCAGGAAATAGCGGCGAATTTCAGCGTGTTTGCCATACCGAGTGTTTTAGTCTTTTTAGGCGGCAAAGAATTTTTGAGAAAATCCCGCCATATGAGCGTCGACGAGGTTGTAAGAGAGATAAAACGCCCATATGAGATTATGACTTTATAA